Proteins encoded in a region of the Sebastes fasciatus isolate fSebFas1 chromosome 9, fSebFas1.pri, whole genome shotgun sequence genome:
- the pla2g4f.1 gene encoding cytosolic phospholipase A2 zeta: MAMNKGFTSRTLSVTVLRAENIHSSDYWSEADCYVTVCLPSTSTRVYRSKVVANSKNPEWNETFTVRVADDLKNPLEINLYDEDPMKFDDLIATLKFDISSLTVGKKETKEFILDPETKSLISRFLFLPSSLRSKGKLWMDFELLESGKKVGSHLKDVPPVKETVFYWTLNVTILRGERHHSTDYWSESDCYVILSLPTATARPYRTKTVSNNDNPEWNETFTFRVPTHVKNILEIQLYDEDPMMPDDMISTLLFDIRNLKIGKKETRLFTVNPKIESRLLVAFELLYSEDPPCEYLSNGVIVAAPFSVLDVDVDKLLSYDRIRDKVLKLRGAYQENLTLDAKETPKLRFYINRDLETELGLVSDNTFVAAPMETSVNLQHLQARHAVKVSLVIDQDTVDLDMETHECEEVWLGVRLDFDIPLQEKEYLKKRKVVVAQAFQKLLGLGSPLEPEKVPTIAIVASGGGSRAMTGLLGSLRGLKDLGVVDATSYMTGVSGSTWAMSSLYQDANWSQEDMDSIISATETQMTKSILSAFSPEKMQYYSEEIAEKEQDGYIVSLIDMMGLIAEHIVFGKKNTSTLSEQQRAVNEGQNPLPIYTAVNMKDRIRGCEPEAEWCEFTPYEVGIQKYGAFVQTEEFGSQFFLGHMIKKLPEVRIPYLMGIWTSVLSINLTQLWTLATGSKPSWSPWLGPDVSNIEVDTKKSTLDTYLINPDTGITSMVTGFFKNRPVVAEMYNFMRGLFLHQDYNKNSNFVAWKETHPDAFPNQLTPSDSTLTLVDSGHAINIGCIPILRPERDVDVIISLSYSWDPEHILKVLEKTAAYCNDHDIPFPNFDFDRLEKEPQKEVYIFEDKENPKAPIVVHFPLVNITYKHFKRPGMKRETEEEIKAGKVDVHSSNSPYTTQNMTYSKEDYEALVDLATYNILNNKESILEVLSKALEKRASMIKK, from the exons ATGGCAATG AATAAAGGTTTTACCTCCCGGACACTGAGTGTCACCGTGCTTCGAGCAGAAAACATCCACTCCTCAGATTATT GGTCTGAAGCGGACTGCTATGTTACCGTATGTCTCCCCTCCACATCAACCAGAGTCTACCGGTCAAAAGTTGTGGCAAACAGCAAAAACCCGGAGTGGAATGAAACTTTTACTGTCAGGGTTGCCGATGATCTCAAG AACCCTCTCGAGATAAACCTGTATGACGAGGACCCCATGAAGTTTGACGACCTGATCGCGACCCTAAAGTTTGATATCAGCAGTCTGACTGTGGGGAAGAAGGAAACCAAGGAATTCATCCTAGACCCTGAG ACTAAATCATTAATCAGTAGATTCCTTTTCCTGCCCTCTTCCCTACGGTCGAAGGGAAAACTGTGGATGGATTTTGAGCTGCTGGAAAG tgGGAAGAAAGTAGGCAGTCACCTCAAAGATGTCCCCCCAGTG AAGGAAACCGTCTTCTACTGGACCTTGAATGTCACCATACTGAGAGGAGAACGACATCACTCCACAGATTACT GGTCTGAATCTGACTGCTACgttattctctctctccccacggCAACGGCAAGACCCTACCGTACAAAAACTGTGTCAAACAATGACAACCCAGAGTGGAATGAAACTTTTACCTTCAGAGTCCCCACCCATGTGAAA AACATTTTAGAGATCCAGCTGTATGATGAGGACCCAATGATGCCGGACGACATGATTTCCACACTTCTGTTTGATATCAGAAACCTCAAAATAGGGAAGAAGGAGACCAGGCTCTTCACCGTAAATCCCAAG ATAGAGAGCAGACTTCTAGTAGCATTTGAGCTACTTTACAG TGAGGATCCTCCTTGTGAATATCTCTCTAATGGCGTCATTGTG GCTGCCCCATTCTCTGTACTGGATGTTGATGTTGACAAGCTACTAAGCTATGACC GTATTAGGGACAAGGTGCTGAAACTGAGGGGTGCCTATCAGGAGAATCTCACACTTGATGCAAAGGAAACCCCGAAACTGCGTTTCTACATCAACAGAGACTTGGAGACAGAACTTGGACTG GTCAGTGATAATACCTTTGTTGCTGCTCCAATGGAAACGTCTGTAAATCTGCAACATCTACAAGCCAGACATGCAGTCAAAGTGTCCCTTGTTATTGATCAG GACACAGTGGATTTAGACATGGAAACACATGAATG TGAGGAGGTATGGCTCGGAGTTCGCCTGGACTTTGACATCCCACTTCAAGAGAAAGAATATCTGAAGAAGAGGAAAGTTGTAGTGGCACAGGCTTTCCAGAAGCTTTTAGGCCTTGGTTCTCCACTTGAACCTGAAAAG GTGCCGACGATAGCAATCGTGGCTTCAGGGGGAGGGTCCAGAGCAATGACCGGCCTGCTTGGTAGTCTGAGAGGCCTGAAGGATTTAGGGGTTGTGGATGCTACCTCTTACATGACTGGTGTTTCTGGATCCACATG GGCTATGTCTTCTCTGTACCAGGACGCTAACTGGTCACAGGAGGACATGGACAGTATCATCTCAGCAACAGAGACGCAGATGACCAAGAGTATCCTGAGTGCCTTCTCTCCTGAGAAGATGCAGTATTACAGTGAAGAGATTGCTGAGAAAGAACAAGATGGTTACATTGTGTCACTCATTGATATGATGGGCCTGATTGCGGAGCATATTGTCTTTGGGAAG AAAAACACCAGTACCCTGTCTGAGCAGCAGAGAGCAGTGAATGAAGGCCAAAACCCTTTACCCATATACACTGCTGTCAATATGAAGGATAGGATAAGGGGCTGTGAACCTGAAGCTG AGTGGTGTGAGTTTACCCCCTATGAGGTAGGCATCCAGAAGTACGGGGCATTTGTCCAAACTGAGGAATTCGGGAGTCAGTTCTTCCTCGGTCATATGATCAAGAAACTCCCAGAAGTCCGCATCCCTTATCTGATGG GAATATGGACCAGTGTCTTGTCTATCAACCTGACCCAGCTATGGACGCTTGCTACCGGGTCCAAGCCTTCTTGGAGCCCCTGGCTCGGCCCAGATGTCAGCAACATAG AGGTAGACACTAAAAAATCAACTCTGGACACATACCTCATAAATCCAGACACGGGTATCACCAGCATGGTGACTGGTTTCTTCAAAAATCGTCCAGTCGTTGCTGAAATGTATAACTTCATGCGTGGTCTCTTCCTGCACCAGGACTACAATAAAAACAGCAACTTTGTTGCCTGGAAAG AAACACATCCAGATGCCTTCCCAAACCAACTGACACCCAGTGACTCCACCCTGACGCTGGTTGATTCTGGTCATGCCATCAACATTGGCTGTATACCTATCCTGCGGCCAGAGAGAGACGTGGATGTCATCATATCTCTGAGTTACTCATGGGACCCGGAGCACATCCTCAAG GTCCTAGAGAAGACAGCTGCTTATTGCAATGACCATGACATCCCCTTTCCCAATTTTGACTTTGACCGCCTGGAAAAGGAGCCTCAGAAGGAGGTCTACATCTTCGAGGATAAGGAGAATCCCAAGGCCCCAATAGTGGTTCATTTCCCACTTGTCAATATCACATACAAACACTTCAAACGCCCTG GCATGAAGCGTGAGACTGAGGAAGAAATAAAAGCTGGGAAGGTGGATGTTCACAGCAGCAACTCTCCATACACCACCCAGAACATGACCTACTCCAAAGAGGATTATGAGGCTCTGGTGGATCTGGCCACTTACAACATATTAAACAACAAGGAGAGCATCCTTGAGGTCTTGTCCAAGGCCCTGGAGAAGAGGGCATCCATGATAAAGAAATAA